ttaaaataatttgagttATGATGCAATTTGTTGAAATTtaacttgaattatttattttttatttttaggaaagtcaATATTTATAGAGTTCATGTTTTGATAAATTaccttttaaagtttaattagaattaggaaataatattttagggTTAATACATAGGACTATATAAATATGTGGTTTTAtattagagaaaagaaaaaaggtaaaaaacaaTTGAAGAGATAAACAAAGGGTGTGTTGAGTTTTGGGTAGAGAAAAGTTCAAGAGTTCGAAGTGTATGATTTTAAagattataataaatttgatctTTATTTCCCTTacaccaaaacaaataaattatttatcttctCTATTACGTTTGGGGATTGTGATTCTCCTAACAAGTGGTCGCAGCTTCTGCCGCATACCCAATAGAGAGTAAGCCTATGCTATGATGTTTGTCTTTGCCAGATTAGCTTTAGGGTGTACCACTCACTCTTATTTCTATGGTGGCGTTGTGCAGCATGGCGCCTAAGCTTCGCACAGGTAAAGTGGTTTCCTTTCTCCTTTATTGTAAAGTTGTGGACTTTGTTTACCAAGGGATGGTAACGGGGTGGATTTTTTCGGGTACCCATCCCgtcccgattatatataaaattaattttaaaattttattttactatttttaatagatagataataataaattttttaataaaataagttataaaaaatataataaatttattatttataaaatatatttattttaatgtaattaaaaaatttaaaagtaatttaaaaaaaaaattaaacgggatGAGGCAGGTATGTAAAATTCCTATACCCACCCCGCCCTGccctgtttaattttttaaacgagacggggatgagaattgtttttaataaacggggtgggattgggatgggggcgacctATCCCGAACCCGCTCCGTTGCCATTCCTAACCAAGTTGGGTTGGAGTTAGGCTTGACGGTCTATTTCCTTGACCTATTTTTGTTGTCTGACTTAGGCtttcactttatttaatttacctTACCTTGGAGGATTGCTCCTTGGCTTTTTCAATCTTGTCCTTTATTCTATTTTGTTCCCCGATTTGGGTGTGGGTGATGACAGTTTCAAGGAACATTTGCTTCCTTTTATACTTCATATCATTCATATGACCTATTCAAgattttaaaggatttttatAAGGTACATAGCTATAAAAGGTTCAAGAAGTTGTATATCTGCATTGGCTAGGTCattgataaatatatgataGGCATGAATTTGAGATGATGCATATGTATCctcaattatttgaaaatttatgaaatttcttATGGCATATTTTTAGGTCCCGATATTTTCCAAGATATATTTCTTAGTCAGAATTTCTGATATTTCTTTAGCATACTTAATACAGTAATACACATCAAATAGTTCATTCGATGAGGTGTTCAATTGCATGGTGAACTTGCTTATAACGAATTTTCCTATGCAGACAGATTATCAAAAGCATCTTCTGATTTGGGGTTAGTCAGAATATGTCAAGTATTTATTGGATTGAGTTTGAGGTTCTTGAAGTAGTTCCACCCTCCTTTGAGATTAAATTTTGATGCAGTAGGATAAGACTGGGAGCTCCACCTATAAGGTTCTATAGCAAATAATGCTTGTAGAGGAATACTCTTTAGCAAAGCTCTTCAATTTGTTTCCTTTAAGAACTCAGGTATTGTggaaatttttttcccatggtAAAGCCAATCAACATGCTTTTACACAAACAACCAGGCAAAATGGTTCCCCTGATGCTGAAGGTGGTTGGCTCCCTTACAATTGAAGACTGGCAGAGATTGTCAGCCCATCCATTTCTTTGTTTTAACTCTCAATGTTTTGTTACTTTGAAGTACTTTCCATGTCTAACGTATCTTAAAGTAGAAAATCCTGTTGCCCTAACTGCTTGGCATACAAGCTTAatgaaatgtttttctttaatcCGATTACAAATAGAACTATTATTTGGCAAAGCATCAGAAAGTGGATACCAATTAGTTCCACATCGGTGTCCTTCCACAGTCTATTTGGTGCTTGCAGAACTTGAGTTATTTGTCTATGATTTAATCCATTCAATAAAATTCTTGAAATTCTTGTGAGAGTTGCCACCTTCTGTAACACTATTCATAGCCATTTCCTTGAGGACCAGAGCCCTTGCTTTGATTTTTTCATCAAGGAGCAATTGGTTCACCTTGTTCTTAATTTCTCCTTGCTGGATTATGCCCCTCTCATCTCTGTTAAACCCCAGTCCTACCTTCCAAACATCACAAATGTACCCCTGGTTTAGAAACTGGTCAGCAAAGTAAGGCCAGCACAGGAAAGGAACCCCATTGCTGACACCTTCCATGGTAGAGTTCCAACCACAATGGCTGAAGAAGCAAGCAATGGAAGGATGACTCAGAACCTTCTGCTGCGGTGCCCAGCCCACCATCAGCCCATGAGTGCCTACCCTCTCTTGAAATCCTTCTGGGTAGCCCTCATGTTTCCCGGTGGTGATATCAGGCCGCACAACCCACAGGAACGGCCTGTTGGTGAGTTCAAGCCCCAGAGCCAATTCCTGGAACTGGGTTTCATCAAAGACTGTGAAGCTTCCAAATGCAACATATATGACCGAACAAGCTGTCTGGTTATCAAGCCATCTCAGGCAAGTTGAGTCTTCTGGCCAGAAATTCCCTATGGACTTGCCAAGCCGATTGCTCGCCAGAAGTGGGCCTATAGGTAGCATCTCAGGTGCTAAGTTAAGTGCTGCAGGCTCAAGGTCATAAATGGAGTTGCAAACGAGCCATTCTGCTGGTAGAATGTCTTTGTTGTTTCTTCTAATCAtatcaaaaagaaatttttgggtGTTCAAGTCACCAATGCAAGTCCATGCAAAGTGTGCCG
Above is a genomic segment from Vitis riparia cultivar Riparia Gloire de Montpellier isolate 1030 chromosome 14, EGFV_Vit.rip_1.0, whole genome shotgun sequence containing:
- the LOC117929720 gene encoding UDP-glycosyltransferase 83A1-like, which codes for MGKKPHVLALPYPAQGHVIPLMELSQWLVKLGFKVTFVNSDFNHKRVVNALSAKDDIGGQIRLVSIPDGLEAWEDRNDLGKLTKAILRVMPGKLEELIEEINGSDDEITCVIADGNLGWAMGVAEKMGIKRAAFWPAAAALLALIFSVRKLVDDGILTNEGIPVKNQMIKLSETMPAMNTAHFAWTCIGDLNTQKFLFDMIRRNNKDILPAEWLVCNSIYDLEPAALNLAPEMLPIGPLLASNRLGKSIGNFWPEDSTCLRWLDNQTACSVIYVAFGSFTVFDETQFQELALGLELTNRPFLWVVRPDITTGKHEGYPEGFQERVGTHGLMVGWAPQQKVLSHPSIACFFSHCGWNSTMEGVSNGVPFLCWPYFADQFLNQGYICDVWKVGLGFNRDERGIIQQGEIKNKVNQLLLDEKIKARALVLKEMAMNSVTEGGNSHKNFKNFIEWIKS